The following are from one region of the Mesorhizobium sp. B4-1-4 genome:
- a CDS encoding type I secretion system permease/ATPase encodes MNKQPNILTPKEAFKACFSAVAAYLGRPSAETVLFAGVPVSETRIEIAEIRHLAERIGLEVKEFNHRDFLSGRVDLPAILFRASQLPIALLSEIDGGDYLTAPQEDGRTTMGRSELAASYIIGGASFSITYANATEAMNVGSAQKIERRHWLTGTMGAFWRTYSKVVLSAIFINLLAIASPIFTMNVYDRILPNKAISTLWVLAIGIGAVILFDLLLKTARASLIDYAGRKADLRISYLLFEKVLNSSLSARPGSTGEYANRVTQYEFVREFFTSNTISVFIDTAFVFVFLLVIYAIGGWLVIIPALAFVASVIVGLVTQRRIGKRVAASMNEASQRQALLVESISTLETIKSLRAEAYLLRKWGEHSKNAANTSEKIKQLSAAAGNITQAIQQLVTVALVVAGAYAFSEGHVSTGAIIGTVMLASRAVAPLGQIAITLSRFRQAMLSLRMVNSIMAQPEDRPDTVGFVNRPIRNGAMVFKNVGFVYPGSENEVLSGLNFPVKPGERIGIIGRIGSGKTTMGRLIGRLFLPTSGELLLDGIDIRQYHPSEVRRAVGIVAQAGDLFSGTIKENLLMAHPEATDEQIIEAAKAAGVDEFVSRHPRGYDMNVGERGTNLSGGQRQTVAIARLLLTKPKIVFLDEPSGSMDLASERQLIKQLKSAFDRDTTLIVSTHRFSMLELAERLIVIDQGRIVADGPKEQVIQALQKNSA; translated from the coding sequence GTGAACAAGCAGCCAAATATCCTGACCCCTAAAGAGGCCTTCAAGGCCTGCTTTTCGGCGGTTGCCGCTTATCTGGGCCGGCCGAGCGCGGAAACCGTGCTTTTTGCCGGGGTGCCTGTTTCAGAGACGCGCATCGAGATCGCCGAGATCAGGCATCTTGCCGAGCGCATCGGCCTCGAGGTCAAGGAGTTCAATCACCGCGACTTCCTGAGCGGTCGTGTCGATCTTCCGGCGATTCTCTTCCGTGCCAGTCAATTGCCCATCGCCTTGTTGTCGGAAATCGACGGTGGAGACTATCTCACCGCCCCGCAGGAAGACGGGCGCACGACCATGGGCAGGTCTGAACTGGCCGCGAGTTACATCATCGGCGGCGCGTCCTTCTCGATCACCTACGCCAACGCCACCGAGGCAATGAACGTCGGTTCGGCGCAGAAAATCGAACGGCGCCATTGGCTGACGGGTACGATGGGCGCTTTCTGGCGCACCTATTCGAAGGTCGTCCTGTCGGCGATATTCATCAATCTTCTGGCCATTGCCTCCCCGATCTTCACCATGAACGTCTATGACAGGATATTGCCCAACAAGGCGATATCCACGCTCTGGGTGCTGGCGATCGGGATCGGCGCCGTCATCCTGTTTGACCTGCTTCTGAAGACAGCGCGGGCTTCGCTGATCGACTATGCCGGACGAAAGGCGGATCTTCGGATATCGTATCTTTTGTTCGAAAAGGTGCTCAATTCGTCGCTGTCGGCGCGCCCTGGCTCGACCGGCGAATACGCAAATCGGGTCACTCAATATGAGTTCGTGCGAGAGTTCTTTACCTCGAACACCATCAGCGTCTTCATCGATACGGCCTTCGTCTTCGTCTTTCTGCTCGTCATCTACGCGATCGGCGGGTGGCTGGTAATCATACCGGCGCTGGCCTTCGTCGCATCCGTCATAGTCGGCCTGGTCACGCAGCGGCGCATCGGCAAGCGGGTGGCCGCCTCGATGAACGAGGCTTCGCAACGCCAGGCCCTGCTGGTCGAGTCCATTTCCACTCTGGAAACAATCAAGTCGCTGCGCGCCGAAGCGTATCTCTTGAGGAAATGGGGAGAGCACTCGAAGAACGCCGCCAACACATCCGAGAAGATCAAGCAGCTTTCGGCGGCCGCGGGAAACATCACCCAAGCCATTCAGCAGCTGGTGACCGTCGCCCTGGTCGTGGCTGGCGCCTATGCCTTTTCCGAGGGGCACGTCTCGACAGGAGCGATCATAGGAACGGTGATGCTGGCGAGCCGTGCCGTGGCTCCGCTCGGCCAGATCGCAATCACCCTGTCCAGGTTTCGCCAGGCCATGCTCTCGTTGAGGATGGTGAACTCGATCATGGCTCAGCCGGAGGACCGGCCGGACACGGTTGGCTTCGTCAACCGCCCCATCCGCAACGGCGCGATGGTGTTCAAGAATGTCGGGTTCGTCTATCCCGGTTCGGAAAACGAGGTGTTGTCCGGCCTGAATTTCCCGGTGAAACCGGGAGAGCGGATCGGCATCATCGGCCGTATAGGATCGGGCAAGACGACGATGGGGCGGCTGATCGGCAGGCTTTTCCTGCCGACCTCTGGAGAGCTTTTGCTGGATGGCATCGATATCCGCCAGTATCACCCTTCGGAGGTGCGCCGCGCCGTAGGCATTGTCGCGCAGGCCGGCGATCTGTTTTCGGGCACCATCAAGGAAAACCTCCTGATGGCACATCCGGAAGCAACCGACGAGCAGATCATCGAAGCCGCCAAGGCCGCCGGCGTCGATGAATTTGTCTCTCGCCACCCGCGCGGCTACGACATGAATGTCGGCGAGCGAGGCACCAATCTCTCCGGAGGTCAGAGGCAGACCGTGGCGATTGCACGACTGCTGCTGACCAAACCGAAAATTGTCTTCTTGGACGAGCCGTCGGGCTCGATGGATCTGGCCTCGGAGCGGCAGCTGATAAAGCAGCTCAAATCGGCTTTTGACCGGGATACGACGCTGATCGTCTCAACCCACCGCTTCAGCATGCTCGAGTTGGCCGAACGGCTAATTGTCATCGACCAAGGCCGGATCGTTGCCGATGGACCGAAAGAACAAGTCATTCAAGCGCTGCAGAAAAACAGCGCCTGA
- a CDS encoding HlyD family type I secretion periplasmic adaptor subunit, whose amino-acid sequence MLAREDRPPLFATASIFIIAALFVAFIAWASFAEVDEIARGDGKVIPASKTQIIQASEPGVVQEIAVQIGQIVKKNDLIIRLDNTLNTSSLGEQQAKARALEARIARLKYEQTGNLAGSFPCPQDIQSVAPQICDNEQNLLVARRENFDNKLSVLKSRLDQRQRELDEANANSERLIKNLAVSDQQTKLVESMAKKGLMARTEQLKAEQQQTELNGQLNLAGETIRKAKSAITEAQLQVDELGLQLKQEALGDLTQALADLSVVDETIRGATDKVARTDIRSPVDGIVNTLELNTVGAFVQPGAIVAGIVPTSETLLVEARVSPRDVAFIRPDQDALIKVTAYDFSIFGGIEGKVSNITADSLVDQKTGEPYYQVRVATEKSTLERDGKAYSIIPGMICSVDIKTGRKTILTYLLKPINKAREEAMSER is encoded by the coding sequence ATGCTTGCAAGGGAAGACCGCCCGCCGCTTTTTGCGACGGCGTCCATATTCATCATAGCGGCGCTCTTTGTCGCATTTATTGCTTGGGCGTCCTTTGCCGAGGTGGACGAAATCGCGCGCGGTGACGGCAAGGTCATACCGGCCTCGAAGACCCAGATCATTCAAGCCAGCGAGCCCGGTGTCGTTCAGGAAATAGCGGTGCAGATCGGCCAAATCGTCAAAAAGAACGATCTTATCATACGCCTCGACAACACGTTGAATACCTCCAGTCTCGGTGAACAGCAGGCGAAGGCGCGTGCGCTTGAAGCGCGCATCGCCAGGCTCAAATACGAACAGACCGGCAATCTCGCGGGCTCGTTCCCTTGCCCCCAGGACATACAGTCGGTTGCTCCGCAAATTTGCGACAATGAGCAAAACCTGCTCGTCGCCCGGCGCGAGAACTTTGACAACAAGCTGTCGGTACTCAAGTCGCGCCTCGACCAGCGCCAAAGGGAACTGGACGAGGCGAACGCCAATTCCGAGCGCCTGATCAAGAACCTGGCGGTAAGCGACCAGCAGACGAAGCTGGTCGAGTCGATGGCAAAGAAAGGCTTGATGGCCAGAACCGAGCAGCTGAAGGCCGAGCAGCAGCAAACCGAACTCAACGGCCAGTTGAATTTGGCCGGCGAGACGATAAGGAAAGCCAAGTCGGCGATCACCGAAGCCCAGCTCCAGGTCGATGAGCTGGGCCTGCAGTTGAAGCAGGAGGCACTGGGTGATCTGACACAGGCGCTCGCTGATCTTTCGGTGGTGGATGAGACCATCCGCGGTGCAACCGACAAGGTCGCACGCACCGACATCCGCTCTCCCGTGGACGGCATCGTCAACACGCTGGAGCTGAACACGGTTGGCGCCTTCGTGCAGCCAGGGGCCATCGTTGCCGGAATCGTGCCCACTTCCGAGACATTGCTGGTCGAAGCGCGTGTTTCGCCACGCGACGTCGCCTTTATCCGCCCGGATCAGGATGCCCTGATAAAGGTCACCGCCTACGATTTCTCGATCTTCGGCGGCATCGAAGGCAAAGTCTCCAACATCACCGCGGACAGCCTTGTCGACCAGAAAACCGGAGAGCCGTACTACCAGGTTCGTGTTGCCACCGAAAAGTCGACGCTCGAGAGAGATGGAAAGGCCTATTCGATCATCCCCGGCATGATCTGTTCGGTCGACATCAAGACCGGGCGCAAGACAATCCTGACCTACCTTTTGAAACCGATCAACAAGGCGCGAGAGGAGGCAATGAGTGAACGATAG
- a CDS encoding ribbon-helix-helix domain-containing protein, whose product MNDSVASSPPPQGARPLLPLATEDFGLEFRVVTRGGVRRGIRLERAFWISLKQMAENRRCTIGMLIDEIAGNHSETGNLTSAIRVACIRALANENLTLRKLASIKTVNAILVACPSPAFALASSKKILTFNAAFQQLVKRQLPMTPNDDARQDLKLALDIGVADIFARLDANGETPVTSGFVIGAGERRYRGQLNAVRAPVLEPELLMAFVFNG is encoded by the coding sequence GTGAACGATAGCGTCGCCTCCTCCCCTCCACCCCAAGGTGCCCGGCCGCTCCTGCCCCTCGCAACAGAGGATTTTGGGCTGGAATTCCGGGTTGTGACGCGCGGTGGCGTACGGCGCGGCATACGGCTGGAGCGGGCTTTCTGGATTTCGCTCAAGCAGATGGCGGAGAACAGGCGATGCACGATCGGTATGCTGATTGACGAAATCGCTGGCAATCACTCCGAAACGGGAAACCTGACGTCGGCAATTCGGGTGGCTTGCATACGCGCACTTGCGAACGAAAACCTGACTTTGCGCAAGCTGGCATCGATCAAAACAGTCAACGCCATTCTGGTCGCTTGTCCCTCGCCCGCCTTCGCTCTTGCATCGTCGAAGAAGATCCTGACGTTCAATGCGGCTTTCCAGCAATTGGTCAAGCGTCAGCTGCCCATGACGCCGAACGATGACGCGCGCCAAGACCTCAAGCTGGCATTGGACATCGGTGTGGCCGACATATTCGCGCGCCTCGACGCCAACGGCGAAACCCCGGTGACAAGCGGCTTCGTCATTGGCGCCGGCGAACGTCGCTATCGAGGCCAGTTGAACGCGGTGCGCGCGCCTGTGCTGGAGCCCGAATTGCTGATGGCGTTTGTCTTCAACGGCTGA
- a CDS encoding transglutaminase-like cysteine peptidase has translation MKKQKNVPGTTRIKLLLLAAGLAGLAQPALASQVFKGSLPAKPALEMVQAPPCLGGISLQRYQSWQPVASYQVSIGQISIGQIGIALNGYGPVSADGGTGTSTAQDNPGIDPMQTATIIPGVFGSVALSMHNFPVSARWAPVYQAISSCTPDSDCGRKSQIFANIVSIARDKPFSEKLSFVNSSINHFIAYKSDIDVYGKLDYWAKPSEVLANRAGDCEDFAILKMTALLQAGIPAQSMSLVVLQDRKRRFFHAVLAVSTASGAFILDSLGNKVLRDSDLPDYQPLYSFSTDRAWIHGTKAGAAQVADLKGGFQSVAPGEGLTDGQ, from the coding sequence ATGAAAAAACAAAAAAATGTTCCGGGAACAACCCGAATCAAACTGCTCCTGCTGGCGGCTGGCCTCGCGGGCCTGGCGCAGCCGGCCCTTGCCAGCCAGGTTTTCAAGGGTTCCCTTCCCGCGAAGCCGGCCCTGGAGATGGTTCAGGCGCCGCCTTGTCTCGGCGGCATCTCCCTGCAGCGGTATCAATCCTGGCAGCCCGTCGCGTCTTATCAGGTCAGCATTGGCCAGATCAGCATTGGCCAGATCGGCATTGCTTTGAACGGCTACGGTCCCGTTTCCGCGGATGGCGGAACCGGCACGTCGACGGCCCAAGACAACCCCGGTATCGACCCCATGCAGACGGCGACGATCATCCCGGGTGTGTTCGGATCGGTTGCCCTGTCCATGCATAATTTTCCCGTTTCGGCGCGCTGGGCACCCGTCTACCAGGCCATATCCAGTTGCACGCCGGACAGCGATTGCGGACGCAAGAGCCAGATTTTCGCCAACATCGTCTCGATCGCTCGGGACAAGCCCTTCAGCGAAAAACTGTCGTTCGTCAACAGCAGCATCAATCACTTCATCGCCTACAAAAGCGACATCGACGTATACGGCAAGCTCGACTATTGGGCGAAACCTTCGGAGGTTCTTGCAAATCGCGCTGGCGACTGCGAGGATTTTGCCATTCTCAAGATGACGGCGTTGCTGCAGGCGGGTATTCCGGCGCAAAGCATGTCGCTGGTGGTGCTCCAGGATCGCAAGCGCAGGTTCTTTCATGCCGTGCTTGCGGTAAGCACCGCAAGCGGCGCGTTCATTCTGGACAGCCTTGGCAACAAGGTCCTCAGGGATAGCGACCTCCCGGACTATCAGCCGCTGTATTCGTTCAGCACCGACCGGGCCTGGATTCACGGGACGAAAGCCGGTGCCGCGCAAGTGGCCGACCTCAAGGGTGGCTTCCAGTCGGTCGCACCCGGCGAGGGTTTGACGGATGGTCAGTGA